One stretch of Pelmatolapia mariae isolate MD_Pm_ZW unplaced genomic scaffold, Pm_UMD_F_2 NODE_ptg000105l+_length_80395_cov_1, whole genome shotgun sequence DNA includes these proteins:
- the LOC135932358 gene encoding uncharacterized protein LOC135932358 translates to MVTMLRVKAEKLVSVVEGHLLQASGPRVCVLLLSAPTVSAVSLSVSPNLQQVFSGSSSVYLSCVDDGQTADGWTVKRTRGGLTEDCGAAPGFGWLLGSYCVVDLSAPSETFWCEDSSGQQSDRVSFSVQSDTTGVILEIPALPVRTGSDVILRCRQRNGATVAAYFFIKGSSVGPKPKHIITNITQADEGLYSCATDEGGKSPQSSLRVRGQNTDITSCLKADVTL, encoded by the exons ATGGTGACGATGCTCAGAGTCAAAGCTGAGAAACTCGTCTCAGTGGTGGAAGGTCACCTCTTACAAGCTTCAGGTCCAC gtgtgtgtgtgctgctgctgtctgcaccgactgtttctgcag tgtctctgtctgtcagtccaaaccttcagcaggtcttcagtggatcttcttcagtgtatctgagttgtgttgatgatggacagacagctgatggatggacagtgaagaggaccagaggaggactcactgaggactgtggagcagctccaggcttTGGGTGGCTTCTTGGTTCCTACTGTGTTGTGGATCTTTCTGCTCCCAGTGAAACCTTCTGGTGTGAGGACTCCTCTGGACAGCAGAGTGACAGAGTCTCCTTCAGTGTCCAATCAGACACTACAG GTGTCATCCTGGAGatccctgcacttcctgtgaggacaggaagtgatgtcattctgcgctgcagacagaggaatgGTGCCACAGTCGCAGCTTATTTCTTCATCAAAGGAAGTTCTGTTGGTCCTAAACCAAAGCACATCATCACTAACATCACGCAGgctgatgaaggtctctactcATGTGCTACTGATGAGGGTGGAAAGTCTCCTCAGAGCtctctgagggtcagaggtcagaacactgacatcacttcctgtttaaaagcTGATGTAACACTGTGA